A DNA window from Linepithema humile isolate Giens D197 chromosome 6, Lhum_UNIL_v1.0, whole genome shotgun sequence contains the following coding sequences:
- the LOC105679913 gene encoding protein crumbs-like isoform X2, whose product MTSNGTRTMVLEFFPSKTSDIPMLTQFGNVSFDHEKILEGRVLIVVSNDVCVSNPCNHNGMCHVTWNDFWCQCPRCYTSKTCQEIEFCQLQDCLAGSRCQNFDDCYECIANAIFDIIEITYRSNTDGTLLHVASHVGDQHFTVSVFKDNVTVSWQLDLENQGTVSFGKVQPEGQPRSSAHFNYQLWHDLLVTGIVTLGGLSSALSDKHTYVTVGLKHDRRDGIEGNSVDYGEHRLTTAIPSHSMMSVIATVDR is encoded by the exons acGTCGGACATTCCCATGCTCACTCAGTTCGGCAACGTCTCCTTTGACCACGAGAAGATTCTTGAGGGTCGTGTCTTGATCGTCGTGTCGAATGACGTGTGCGTAAGTAATCCGTGCAACCACAACGGCATGTGTCACGTTACGTGGAACGACTTCTGGTGTCAATGTCCGCGCTGCTACACCAGTAAGACTTGTCAGGAAATAGAGTTCTGCCAGCTGCAGGACTGCCTGGCAGGCTCGCGCTGCCAGAACTTTGACGACTGTTACGAATGCATCGCCAACGCGATCTTCGACATCATCGAGATCACGTACAGATCCAACACCGACGGTACGCTGCTTCACGTGGCATCGCACGTAGGCGATCAACATTTCACCGTGTCTGTCTTCAAAGACAATGTCACCGTGTCTTGGCAGCTCGATTTGGAAAACCAGGGCACTGTATCCTTCGGCAAAGTCCAGCCCGAAGGGCAGCCTCGTTCAAGCGCCCACTTCAACTACCAGCTGTGGCACGATCTCCTGGTAACAGGAATAGTCACTCTCGGTGGACTTTCCAGTGCCTTGTCCGACAAGCACACTTACGTCACTGTCGGGTTGAAACACGATAGAAGAGACGGAATCGAGGGGAACAGTGTGGATTATGGTGAACATAGACTGACAACTGCCATCCCATCGCATAGTATGATGTCCG TTATAGCTACGGTCGACCGATAG